One window from the genome of Anolis sagrei isolate rAnoSag1 chromosome 4, rAnoSag1.mat, whole genome shotgun sequence encodes:
- the LOC132772853 gene encoding kelch-like protein 12 gives MDSLEESEEEDDIQKPLQSHETYLCQGLKQLYQAQQLCDVTLGVEGRRFPCHRMLLASVSPYFRDVFIHSNNESQCGEIQLKDMAASTIHSLLEYLYTEELSLTADTAQDLFTAASKLQILPLKETAGRFLEMNISMSNCLSLYGLAHQHNHQTLIQAASDYIKQHFGPLSKQDAFLNLEHSALSNLITSDSLEVPSELVIYHAVRNWVEFATSTRLPMFKELLGHVRFPLLTHVELIDVQADIAEYYRHVRLRWKDLDGAGRLKESGGLRKGMFDDCFVCLEVNENRAQDGDDHESHLHCFDPHAEKWEKLPPIKYLSYSGCAPVDCKLYLSGGQKDNSTFVNTLHEYNSLTSQWTQLPSMSTVRALHPFLACDKKLYALGGCNESGPLCSAEVFNVVRNSWTSISNLPLSLMYPASTVLRNKLYLIGGKASRSYRGLIIYDTNTDWWTEMSMEFACYGATAVSFGMGVYVFGGYTEERGNFLAQGALATDEAPCCTKGSFYLNENGRVSWEIRIPELPVALAFACAVEWQGKIFLLAGKDENCSYNTSYSWVPEDTSWTRCPEEIPVSNEAQIVSCVILKMPKKPLRSLLLETVASSAVIGVDNTKRGGQPSSSARQSCSLNCCWGGR, from the exons ATGGATTCCCTGGAGGAGAGTGAGGAAGAGGATGACATACAAAAACCGTTACAATCTCATGAAACCTATTTATGTCAAG gTTTGAAACAGCTCTACCAAGCTCAACAACTTTGTGATGTCACCTTAGGAGTCGAAGGACGACGCTTTCCTTGTCATAG GATGTTGTTGGCATCAGTCAGTCCCTATTTCAGAGATGTTTTCATCCATTCCAACAATGAATCACAGTGTGGAGAGATCCAACTCAAGGATATGGCTGCCTCCACAATTCACAGCCTGCTGGAGTATCTCTACACAGAGGAGTTGTCACTCACAGCAGACACTGCCCAGGACCTCTTCACTGCAGCTAGCAAGCTCCAGATTCTTCCACTGAAAGAAACAGCTGGAAG GTTTCTTGAGATGAACATCTCCATGAGTAATTGCCTCAGCCTATATGGTCTGGCCCATCAACACAATCATCAAACTCTGATCCAAGCAGCCTCAGATTACATCAAGCAACACTTTGGACCCCTTTCTAAGCAAGATGCCTTCCTAAATCTGGAACACAGTGCTCTGAGCAACCTCATCACCTCAGACAGCCTGGAGGTACCATCTGAACTTGTCATTTACCATGCTGTGCGCAACTGGGTAGAGTTTGCAACTTCCACTCGTCTCCCAATGTTTAAGGAACTCCTAGGACATGTCCGCTTTCCACTGCTCACCCATGTGGAGCTCATTGATGTTCAGGCTGACATTGCAGAATATTACAGGCATGTGCGTTTGAGGTGGAAAGATCTGGATGGGGCAGGGCGGCTGAAAGAGAGTGGTGGGCTCCGGAAGGGAATGTTTGATGATTGTTTTGTATGTTTGGAGGTCAATGAAAACAGGGCCCAGGATGGAGATGACCATGAATCTCACTTGCACTGTTTTGATCCCCATGCAGAGAAATGGGAAAAGTTGCCACCCATAAAATATCTTAGCTATTCTGGATGTGCACCTGTGGACTGCAAACTTTACTTATCTGGAGGCCAGAAGGATAATTCCACATTTGTCAACACTCTGCATGAATACAACTCCTTGACCAGCCAATGGACACAGCTCCCATCCATGTCCACAGTCCGGGCACTCCACCCCTTTCTAGCTTGTGATAAGAAGCTCTATGCTCTAGGAGGCTGCAATGAATCTGGCCCTCTTTGTTCTGCTGAGGTTTTCAATGTGGTTCGAAATTCTTGGACTTCTATTTCTAACCTGCCCCTCTCCTTGATGTATCCTGCTTCAACTGTGCTCAGGAATAAGCTTTACCTCATAGGTGGGAAAGCCTCCAGGAGCTACAGGGGCCTTATTATTTATGACACAAACACCGACTGGTGGACTGAGATGTCCATGGAGTTTGCATGCTATGGAGCCACAGCTGTCTCATTTGGTATGGGGGTGTATGTTTTTGGTGGGTACACAGAGGAACGGGGCAATTTTCTGGCCCAAGGTGCACTGGCCACTGATGAGGCTCCTTGCTGCACTAAAGGAAGCTTTTACCTCAATGAGAATGGCAGAGTGAGCTGGGAAATCAGAATCCCAGAGTTGCCTGTGGCTTTAGCCTTTGCTTGTGCTGTTGAGTGGCAAGGCAAGATTTTCCTCTTAGCAGGTAAAGATGAGAATTGTTCATATAACACAAGTTACAGCTGGGTCCCAGAGGACACAAGTTGGACTCGGTGCCCAGAGGAGATCCCTGTTAGCAACGAGGCACAAATTGTCAGTTGTGTAATCCTCAAGATGCCCAAAAAGCCACTCCGATCCCTTCTGCTAGAGACAGTGGCATCCTCAGCTGTCATTGGGGTGGATAACACCAAGAGGGGAGGACAACCAAGCTCTTCCGCTAGACAGAGCTGCAGCCTTAACTGCTGTTGGGGTGGAAGATAA